GGTTATTTCAGCGTTAGATCAATCTATAGGCGGAAGAGACTCAATAATAAAAATGATTATATATTTTTGTGAACCTTAAAATTCATGCTTTCACTTTCCCTTGACTGCTTCGGAGAGTTAAGCGAAACTGACAATTACTGATGTAAACATCACCTCAATTAACAAGTTCCGTTAAGCTTTGACTCTTTATATCTCGGTTACTAAAAATTCAGTTGAGTTGTTAGCCGAGTCCTCTGCTCAAAAAACATTTAACAATGCGGCATCTTAGCAACTGCTGAATGTCATCCTGCCTGAATCACCCTACAGCCCTCAGCCAAAGCATGGAAACATTGGAGTTTGTTATTTACCCAGATGGTCGGGTCCTGGAAAAAGTAACTGGGATTGTGGGTAACTCTTGTGCTGAAGTTACCGCAGCCATCGAAGCTCAGCTGGGACAGGTACTCAGCCACGAGCCAACCTCAGAGTTTTTTGCTGCAACTGTGCAACAGTCGGCAACAGTCTCAACTCAAGCTACTTTTAGTGAGTGGTAAGTTGTTTGTTCGGTTCTGTTCTATTTGATTTTTGACAAAAAAACTATGTCACACTTTAGCCAAATTAAAACTCAAATCCGCAACCTTAGCTCTCTAGAAGCAGCCTTGAACGACCTAGGGCTGGAATGGAAGTCTGGACCTCAGGCAGTCAGAGGTTATCGTGGGCAGACCACAACTGCTGACGTCGCTATTGAACAAAAGAACGGTTACGACATTGGTTTTAGCTGGAATGGTAGCGCCTACGAGCTGGTGGCAGATCTGCAATTCTGGCAGCAAAATTGGTCTGTCGATCGCTTCCTGAACAAGGTGACCCAGCGTTACGCTTACCACACCATTGTCAACGAAGGTGCTCAATCGGGCTTCCAAGTTGCAGAACAGCAACAGAATGAGGATGGCTCAGTTCGTTTAGTGCTACAGCGTTGGAGTGCCTAATGTCTGACTTTACTTCACCTTTTGCTGACCCTAACAGCGCACACTTGTCGGGTGAAGGCCAAGCAGAGTTGCGGACTGGTCTAGAACCAGAACTAGGCGGAAATTGGCGCGATGCGTCACAACGCTCTGGCTTAGAACCAGAACTAGGGGGCAGCTTCAGGCAGAAGGGAGTCTATGTCGATGAAATTACTTGCATCGGCTGTAAACATTGCGCTCATGTCGCTCGTAATACCTTTTATATCGAACCCGACTATGGGCGATCGCGGGTGATTCGCCAAGATGGTGACTCAGAAGACATCGTTCAAGAAGCAATTGACACCTGCCCAGTAGACTGCATTCACTGGGTAGACTACACAGAACTCAGGCAGCTAGAAGAAGAACGGAAGTATCAAGTCATACCACTTCCTGGTTTTCCAGTTGACCGGGCTGTGATTGCTACTAATCGTCGTCGCCAAAAGCTGAGAATTCGCCGCAAGTAGATGGATTCTACTGACTGGGCGATCGCTGAATAACCCAAAAACCTAATAAGCAAGGGTGTCTTGATCAACCCTTGCTTATTTTTTCTTGATCTAGTTTCGCAAGAGTATTGCAGTCTAGGCTAGCGGGTGATGTTCCTTCAGCAACTTCTCTGCTCTGGCCTCATCCAGTTTGTAAGCTAGCTTTCTCGCCTCATGATTGTCACGAGTGGTTTTAGCCACACTAAATGTAGACCCCACTGAGAACGCTAAGCCCATCCCCATAAAACCTTTGGTCCAATTATCGGCAGGTAAGTAAACAATTCCAACTGCCGTGGTGGAAATTGCTAGAACAAAAGCAGCCCAAGATTGAATAATCCAACCTGGGCTGTGAACTTGAGATCCCATGTCTTGCATAGTCTACCGACCACCCCTTGTGCTTCGATCAGCTTTGTTCATTAACGTATCAATTCAAACAAGAGCTACATGAATCACAAGGGCAATTCCTGAAGTGAACACTAAAGTATGGACGGTAGGAGCCTGTTTGAGTTAGGACAAGCACTGCCTTGACTTCAGCAAACCGTAGCTTAGGCTCATTCTAAGAAAGTACGAACCTGACCGTCTGGGCTGAGAACCACTCGCACCCTAGGAGATTGATCTCCTCCAATTGGGGTAACGAACGGTTCACCGACTAAAGGCATGCCTGTGCGATCAATATAATCTCCAGCCGACTGTCCTAAAGGCACAATGCGCTGAATAGAACCATCTGCTCCAATCAAAATCGTATACTCTAGCGTTTGCGTCAATCCTTCAGGAGGCTGCCAGCGTTCCTCAAAATAGCTTCTGACTTCGGCAACTTGGGGAATGCCATCGAAGGCTGAACCAGAAGCTGCATCGGCTGTGGGAGTTTGGGCGGCCTCTAAACTGGAACTTGCGCCTGCGTCTCCTTCTTCTGGAGCTGCGGCACTGCGAGCCGACTCTAGGTTCGGAAGTTTGGCAGCGGTCGGGGCAGGTGGCAAAGGTTCTGAAGCAGGTGCAGTTTCTTCTAGTTGCGGCGCAGATTCAAATCGAGGTGCTAGCGCTACGGGTGCCGATTCTACCGGAATTGAGGCGATCGGCTTATTGGTATTAGGTGGGGCCGCAGTTGAGTTAGCACCAGCAGGGGGTGGCGGCACGGGTGCCAGAGCGATCGCATTTGGCGCACTTGTACTCGGCACAGGCACAGTGGGTATCCCTGACTGGATGGCTCCAGCTGGAGGCGGGGGTGGAACCGTCTGAGGAGGAGCGGGAACCCCTAAAGGCCCAGTCGGGACTTGGCCTGGAACCATTGCCTGCTGGCCTGTTGCTTGCGGATTGGAAAACGAAACGGCTGTTTTCAATGCAGGAGTCGGTTGATCCAAACTCTTAATTACACCCGCTGTCACACCCGCCGTTAACAAAACAGCCGCAGCCGTTGGTGCCCAAGCAGGGAGAGTTGGCACCCAACTGCGTTGACTCAGCTCAGGCAAGACGACTGTATCGGTGGCATAGTCATCCAAAGCGGTAGCTAAGTCAGCCAATTGAATAGCACTTAAAGTAATGACATTAGATGACTCGGTAGCCAAAGATCCTAAGTGGAGCCTGTGGGACAGCAACCCCTGAGGTTGTAGAAAAATTCGAGGAGATTCAAGCACAAGTGGGGCGGGTGGAGCCGCTGCTTCAGCTGCGCTAGCGAGTTCACCGGATTGATCGCTCAATGAGGCATCTGACTGGGGCTCTACCACACTCATAGCGGCTGCTCTAGCGGATCGGGCTGCACTCAGATCAATGGCAGGTGGAACTGCCGTTGGTGCTTCTAGCATTGCTACAGACGATCGCGATCCTGAACTTATTAAGGCAGGCGATTGGTTGAGGAAGCTTTGCACATAGGCACTGACGGCTTCACACAACTCATCAAGCTGAAAGCGATCGCCCCTTAAAGAAACTTGCTCCGCATCAGGCAAGCGGGGATCATCAAGACTCAGTTGAAATCGTAGTTTTCTTAAGAGCGGACGACCTGCCCAGCGGGACAGAGGTGAATCCTGAGCAACGATTTCTAGAGTACAAGTAGGAGGAGTATACCGTCGCAGGACTGAGGTAGACAAAAAAGGCATGGGTGGTTCTAGAATGCGTCGGTGTAGGCTAGGCAATCGGAATTGAGTGAAGCAAGGATGCTAACCCAGGGGTTAGACAGCGGCTACGCCATCCCGTGAACGATCCAAGAGGGCTAGCCAAAAACGACGAGGGCCACCAGGGGCACTGTAAAATAGCAAGTCAATTAGCAGCTTGAGTGCCAAGTGCGTCAGAGTTTCAGGCGGAGTTTCCTCACCTTCTTCCATCCGCTCTTGGTAGGTGTTATTGAATTTGTCTAAATAATCTCCTAGAAGCGCCGCTTGGTGAGGTTCTTTGTTTTGCTCCGTAAGTTGTTCGAGTAGCGCCACAGCCCGACGAATTAATTCTTGGTGTTGTTTGGCTAGATGACAACTGATTAAAACAAGCGATCGCGCCTCCTCAACATCCAATTTCTTCCGCCCCCCTTGGCCCTTACGCAGCGGACTCGACTGCCGCAATCGCCACAGAGCAACGCGATCGCTGATCATCTCTTCTAGGTTGAGGTCTGTAGCTGCTTGTAGCATTGCTTCAGAGCCAATCCCTGCCAATGCCTCCAGAGCTAGCAATATCAGGTCAAGATGAGCCTTAATATTGTCTAGCTGGCCAGAGTCAGCTTGGGAAGGCAGGGGAAGCTCTTCCCATCGAGATGAAGCAGGCGACTTAACAGTAGAGCGCATATCTTCAGGATAGAGAACAGGGCAAGACACAAGCTGGCGGTTACAAGTCTTGAAACAAGACTAAAAATCAGGCTCAGTTTTTCGCTCCTCACTAGGAAGGAACTTAACTGACAGGTCAGTAGTTTAAATGCCATTCTAGCTAGTCTAACGAGCAACTGAATGCAATCCAATCATCCTCTTGGTTGACATCCCCTACATCCCAACCCAGCAGGATGAGTGGCGTACGAGTCGGGGTTTGCTCAACATTTAAGCTGTTAGCTAGCAGTGCATCACATTGACCGGAGCTTCCAGCTTTTCTACGTCAGCTGGAAGCTCCGTGGGTGGTTACGAAATTATCGTCTTAGTAGAATTTTCCAGCAATTTAGCCGCAAATAGCTCGAAATTTTTGGCTTGATTGTGGTCTTGATACCAAGCGTGGGCCTGGTCAGCGATCGCCTGACAAGTCTCTAAAGGGACGGGAGAAGATTGATTATCCGCAACGAAAAAGTTTGTATAGGGAAGCAGGCGATCGGCTGGTGCAGATTGAGCTTGAGTGACCACAGGAACCAATCCATGGGCACAATAAGCAGCATGCACACCAGACTTTGAAAGCCTACGATTGTCCTGGGAGTGCGCAAAACCTGCGAATGAGTTCAACATCAATTCGCTCACCACCTCCGCAGGTTGTTCTCCCATTTCCACGAAAGGGACACCCTGAAGTTCGGAAGTATTGAGATTAAGTGAAGGGCCAATATCACAAATTTCTGCAATGTTGAGGCGGCGACAAGTATTAATCAGAGCGCCGAGCGATCGCCGATAAACCTTACTTCTACGTCCAGGCGTACCAAACACTACCATCCGTCGAACTCGCTCACTCAGCAAAGAAATCTCCGACGGTTCGCCCATCCCAGAAAAGACAGGAATACTGGTCACAGGAGAGTGCAAACGCTGCTCTAACTGAGCTTGAGTGGCTGAATTATTTGTCAACACTGTATTTGCACACCTGGCAATTCGCCAAGCAGCAGTGCTCTGCCAAGGCAATAGATACAAGGTTTTTCGCAATAAGACAAAGTGGGGAAATTCATGAAACATGATCACCAAGGGAAGGCGGCGTTGCTGTTTCATGGTGGCTAAAGCATCCGCAAGCCAGAACGGAGTCCCGTACTTGGGATCGTAAGGATAGTCAGAGTAGTGTAGAAGGATGCTATCTATATTCGAAGGAATGGCGCTGAGCAACGCTTCTGGGGTATTTGCCGCCATTTCCGTAACTGGAAAGCCAGCGATCGCGGATCGCGGTTGTCCTGCCATGCGGTTCGTGAGGAAGTGAGTAGTGATGCCATAGCGACTGCTCAGCCCGTGGGCTAAATTGAGAGCGTAATCACCAATACCATCGATCGCAGGTGATAAGCGGGGATAAATCTGCAAAAGGTTCATCTTGATCGCAACTCCCTAGCAGTTTTCACCCCTCTACTTTGCTCATTTCACCTTGATTCGTCCAGTCATTAGACCCAGTGCTTGATTTTGATTTATGTCCTCGGAATTGCAGTGGCTCCCTCACTACACCGCCAAAACGGTGCGAGAACAGGGCAAACAATATTACGTCGATGACCAAGGGAGGCGTTTGCCGAGTGTTACCACCATTCTTAATGCCACCAAGCCAAAGGCGCATCGGGAAGCCCTAGCAAATTGGCGCGATCGCGTGGGGCCAGCCGAAGCCACTCGCATTTCTGGGGCAGCAAGTCGGCGAGGGACAGGCACGCATAAGCAAATTCAGCGTTACTTATTAGGTGAAGAAGTCGTTTGCTCAGAAACAGTCCAACCTTACTGGGAGAGCATTGAGCCTGTATTACAAGAAATTCACCATATCCGTTTAGTCGAAGGCTTTGTCTTTCATGACGACCTAGGCTACGCCGGACAAGTGGACTGTGTAGCGAGCTACCAGGGGGTGCCCTGTGTTTGTGATTGGAAAACGGCTGACAAACCCAAGGAAACCCTAGAACGCCTTTACGATTACCCACTGCAACTGGTTGCCTACCTAGGTGCAGCCAATCAGCTCTATCAAGACCACGAACTAAACTTAGCGCATGGATTATTAGTCGTAGCGCTTCCTGGTCTAGCGGCAGAAGTATTTTGGTTTGAGTCAGAGGCCCTTAGCGCTTATTGGCAACAATGGGAAGCCAGAGTGGCAGAATTTTGGCGGCGAGCAAGGTATTGGGCTCGCTAGGTATTATTGCTTGATTGACCGAAATTCTGTAACATACTGAACAATTCTTTAGCAAATTTTGTGTATTACCTGTCCTTGGGGATGGGTACTTACGCGGCTTCCCCATGAAAAGCTACTTTCCTAAACTGCGTAGAGTAGATCCAGTTCAGTCACTACAGGCTCCAACCCAACGACGCTTTAGAGCCAACAACATTAGGCGATTTGTTCGCTCCAAGCGTTGGCCTCAGAGATTTAACAGTTATGTGGGCAAAATGCGGGGAACTCCAGTTCAACTGCCGCAGCCGAATTACAAGTATATATTTTGGTCTTGGTTGGGCGCATTCCTCGCGATCGCCACAACAGGATACAGTTCTGCGATCGCTCAGGCTCCCATGCTAATTGCCCCGTTTGGAGCTACTTGTGTTCTAGCCTTTGCTGCCCCCGAAAGCCCTTTGGCCTAACCACGCAACATTATTGGCGGCCACTGTTTAGCGACTTTGATTGGCTTGACTTGCTTGCATCTGTTTGGCTCTGATGCTTGGGTGATGGCCCTGGCAGTCGCAACCGCGATTGGCTGTATGCAGTTGACCCACACGCTGCACCCACCCGCTGGAGCAGACCCACTGGTCATCATCATGACGGGAGCAACCTGGAAATTCTTTTTTACACCCGTGCTGACAGGCTCCATTTTGCTAGTTTTGTGCGCCGTTGTATTTAATAACTTGG
This region of Trichocoleus desertorum NBK24 genomic DNA includes:
- a CDS encoding ferredoxin, whose amino-acid sequence is MSDFTSPFADPNSAHLSGEGQAELRTGLEPELGGNWRDASQRSGLEPELGGSFRQKGVYVDEITCIGCKHCAHVARNTFYIEPDYGRSRVIRQDGDSEDIVQEAIDTCPVDCIHWVDYTELRQLEEERKYQVIPLPGFPVDRAVIATNRRRQKLRIRRK
- a CDS encoding glycosyltransferase, which gives rise to MNLLQIYPRLSPAIDGIGDYALNLAHGLSSRYGITTHFLTNRMAGQPRSAIAGFPVTEMAANTPEALLSAIPSNIDSILLHYSDYPYDPKYGTPFWLADALATMKQQRRLPLVIMFHEFPHFVLLRKTLYLLPWQSTAAWRIARCANTVLTNNSATQAQLEQRLHSPVTSIPVFSGMGEPSEISLLSERVRRMVVFGTPGRRSKVYRRSLGALINTCRRLNIAEICDIGPSLNLNTSELQGVPFVEMGEQPAEVVSELMLNSFAGFAHSQDNRRLSKSGVHAAYCAHGLVPVVTQAQSAPADRLLPYTNFFVADNQSSPVPLETCQAIADQAHAWYQDHNQAKNFELFAAKLLENSTKTIIS
- a CDS encoding DUF1257 domain-containing protein produces the protein MSHFSQIKTQIRNLSSLEAALNDLGLEWKSGPQAVRGYRGQTTTADVAIEQKNGYDIGFSWNGSAYELVADLQFWQQNWSVDRFLNKVTQRYAYHTIVNEGAQSGFQVAEQQQNEDGSVRLVLQRWSA
- a CDS encoding DUF3038 domain-containing protein, with translation MRSTVKSPASSRWEELPLPSQADSGQLDNIKAHLDLILLALEALAGIGSEAMLQAATDLNLEEMISDRVALWRLRQSSPLRKGQGGRKKLDVEEARSLVLISCHLAKQHQELIRRAVALLEQLTEQNKEPHQAALLGDYLDKFNNTYQERMEEGEETPPETLTHLALKLLIDLLFYSAPGGPRRFWLALLDRSRDGVAAV
- a CDS encoding PD-(D/E)XK nuclease family protein, whose product is MSSELQWLPHYTAKTVREQGKQYYVDDQGRRLPSVTTILNATKPKAHREALANWRDRVGPAEATRISGAASRRGTGTHKQIQRYLLGEEVVCSETVQPYWESIEPVLQEIHHIRLVEGFVFHDDLGYAGQVDCVASYQGVPCVCDWKTADKPKETLERLYDYPLQLVAYLGAANQLYQDHELNLAHGLLVVALPGLAAEVFWFESEALSAYWQQWEARVAEFWRRARYWAR
- a CDS encoding DUF2997 domain-containing protein, with product MSSCLNHPTALSQSMETLEFVIYPDGRVLEKVTGIVGNSCAEVTAAIEAQLGQVLSHEPTSEFFAATVQQSATVSTQATFSEW
- a CDS encoding HPP family protein; this encodes MGGHCLATLIGLTCLHLFGSDAWVMALAVATAIGCMQLTHTLHPPAGADPLVIIMTGATWKFFFTPVLTGSILLVLCAVVFNNLADDRKYPRYWL
- a CDS encoding YiaA/YiaB family inner membrane protein, with translation MQDMGSQVHSPGWIIQSWAAFVLAISTTAVGIVYLPADNWTKGFMGMGLAFSVGSTFSVAKTTRDNHEARKLAYKLDEARAEKLLKEHHPLA
- a CDS encoding HPP family protein, translating into MKSYFPKLRRVDPVQSLQAPTQRRFRANNIRRFVRSKRWPQRFNSYVGKMRGTPVQLPQPNYKYIFWSWLGAFLAIATTGYSSAIAQAPMLIAPFGATCVLAFAAPESPLA
- a CDS encoding DUF4335 domain-containing protein, which codes for MPFLSTSVLRRYTPPTCTLEIVAQDSPLSRWAGRPLLRKLRFQLSLDDPRLPDAEQVSLRGDRFQLDELCEAVSAYVQSFLNQSPALISSGSRSSVAMLEAPTAVPPAIDLSAARSARAAAMSVVEPQSDASLSDQSGELASAAEAAAPPAPLVLESPRIFLQPQGLLSHRLHLGSLATESSNVITLSAIQLADLATALDDYATDTVVLPELSQRSWVPTLPAWAPTAAAVLLTAGVTAGVIKSLDQPTPALKTAVSFSNPQATGQQAMVPGQVPTGPLGVPAPPQTVPPPPPAGAIQSGIPTVPVPSTSAPNAIALAPVPPPPAGANSTAAPPNTNKPIASIPVESAPVALAPRFESAPQLEETAPASEPLPPAPTAAKLPNLESARSAAAPEEGDAGASSSLEAAQTPTADAASGSAFDGIPQVAEVRSYFEERWQPPEGLTQTLEYTILIGADGSIQRIVPLGQSAGDYIDRTGMPLVGEPFVTPIGGDQSPRVRVVLSPDGQVRTFLE